AGTCTTAAGCGTTGGGTTTTCAATAACCTCTTCTTTTGTATCAAAAGATGATGCCTTTTTTACTTCTTTTTTTGAATTCGCTACTGGTGCAGCAAAAGTCATACTTGATACTAATATCAATGTTAAAATTTTCATTTTATACTCCATTTATTTAAAAAAGCTTAAAAAGCTTTCTCCTGTATTTTGTGTATTATATGTTGTCTCATTCGTTAAATCGTTAGCAATCATTGCAGATCTCCAAGACATCAAGCTTGTTTGAGGATCAGCTATACCGTGGCCATGGCGACTAAAATTCATTGTATAAATCTTTCCAGAATTAATATTTGTTAAAAGGCTATAGTCTTGATTAACAATCACTCTTCCTTGATGATCTTTTTGAATAACATCGGTTAATGAATCTAAGAATTTTGGTAGAACGCTTTTAAAGCCTGTTGCTAAAATAACAATATCTGCTTTAAATAACTCCTCACTTTCTGACATTAAATTATCAACTAATAATGAGTAATTACTTCCATTATTCTCTATACCTTTAAGCCAGCGCATTGGCGCAATTTTATATTCAGGTAACTTCTTTAAGTAAAACTTATCTAAATAAAGCTCATTATACATCTCTTGTAAATATTGGGGAGTATTGCCATCACTGGCAAGAAGCTGTGCTTGAGTATAGCTATCTTTTTGTTCTTGAGGTAGGGAATGAAAGTTTAAAACAAATTCAGGTGTGAAAATTTCATTTGTAAATGGTGCCTCATCTAATGGCTGCAGATTTTGTCTCCCACTTAATAAAGTTACACTCTCAACTCTGCCCCACATACCATTTAAAGAATTTCTAAATGTCTCAACTCCAGTTTGTCCTCCACCAATAATAACAACTCTCTTACCTTCAAGATTTAAGTTTTTCATGTACTTTGACTTAGCATGAAATACCTTGTCAGAAAGATGTGACTGAGCACACTCTGGAATATTCTTAGTTGGCCCAGAGGCAACACAAATATTCTTTGAAAAATAAGAGCCATCTTCTTTTATTACTTCAAATTTTTCACCATCATGTTTAATGTCAATCACATTAGAATTAAAGTCGATATCTTGGGCAAGTTTTTTTGAAACCCATTTACAATAGTCTTGAAATTCATAACGGTTAATGGCCTTACGATCTGTATTTAGGAAATGATAGAATTGTCCATTTTCCGTTAAATAATTTAAAAAGCTAAACTCACTTCTTGGATCCACAGGGGTAACTAAATCCTTAAGAAAAGATGTTTGCATCATAGCATCACCAAACATTAATTCCGGATGCCAGCTAAACTCAGACTTATTATCTAGAAACTTTTTACTAACATTATTAAGGGGATTTAATAATGCTGCTAAACTAAGATTAAAAGGACCTAAGCCTATACCTACAATATCATATGTCGTCTTCATCACTTACCTCTACTTATCCGACAAAAG
This sequence is a window from Halobacteriovorax vibrionivorans. Protein-coding genes within it:
- a CDS encoding lysine N(6)-hydroxylase/L-ornithine N(5)-oxygenase family protein encodes the protein MKTTYDIVGIGLGPFNLSLAALLNPLNNVSKKFLDNKSEFSWHPELMFGDAMMQTSFLKDLVTPVDPRSEFSFLNYLTENGQFYHFLNTDRKAINRYEFQDYCKWVSKKLAQDIDFNSNVIDIKHDGEKFEVIKEDGSYFSKNICVASGPTKNIPECAQSHLSDKVFHAKSKYMKNLNLEGKRVVIIGGGQTGVETFRNSLNGMWGRVESVTLLSGRQNLQPLDEAPFTNEIFTPEFVLNFHSLPQEQKDSYTQAQLLASDGNTPQYLQEMYNELYLDKFYLKKLPEYKIAPMRWLKGIENNGSNYSLLVDNLMSESEELFKADIVILATGFKSVLPKFLDSLTDVIQKDHQGRVIVNQDYSLLTNINSGKIYTMNFSRHGHGIADPQTSLMSWRSAMIANDLTNETTYNTQNTGESFLSFFK